From a region of the Salmo trutta chromosome 10, fSalTru1.1, whole genome shotgun sequence genome:
- the LOC115200985 gene encoding neurogenic differentiation factor 2-like, translating to MPHYCIWGRDSTAKKQRAWLQPHLLKCPCRSGVDLDWPPGDGENKRAFASHPAPRRRATMLTRLFSEVLPDVQKLSGWVENSEVEDSKTNEEDLGPLQDDDLDDGDAREGRSRDQSEMAGDDDDDVDDEDCGDENEGGDTAEKRGPKKRKMTPARIERSKVRRQKANARERTRMHDLNSALDNLRKVVPCYSKTQKLSKIETLRLAKNYIWALGEILRNGKRPDVVSYVQTLCKGLSQPTTNLVAGCLQLNSRKFLTEQWPDGARFHVSNSSFSVHPYSYQCPRLSSPQCQPGSSRHMRTHNYGYGDAVYPGAISPEYNSPDYGGHHSSPVCVNGNFSVSQQECGSPDTDRNYHYAMHYTGLSASRATAVHGLAFGTSGARSGSAHSENVPPPFHDVHLSHHDRTPVYEELNALFHN from the exons ATGCCACACTACTGTATTTGGGGTAGGGATAGCACAGCGAAAAAGCAGCGAGCTTGGCTTCAGCCGCACCTATTGAAGTGTCCATGCAGGAGCGGTGTGGACTTGGACTGGCCACCCGGAGATGGTGAAAACAAACGCGCTTTCGCCTCTCACCCAGCTCCAAGACGGCG TGCCACCATGTTGACAAGGCTATTCAGCGAGGTTCTGCCGGATGTCCAGAAGCTCTCGGGCTGGGTGGAGAACAGCGAGGTCGAGGATTCCAAAACCAATGAGGAAGACCTGGGTCCCCTGCAAGATGACGACTTGGATGATGGCGATGCCAGAGAGGGACGCAGCCGGGATCAGTCCGAGATGGCTGGGGATGACGACGATGACGTCGACGATGAGGACTGTGGGGATGAGAACGAGGGGGGAGACACAGCCGAAAAGCGCGGGCCAAAGAAACGCAAGATGACGCCAGCACGAATTGAGCGCTCCAAGGTGCGGCGTCAAAAAGCCAACGCACGAGAGAGGACGCGTATGCACGATTTGAACTCTGCGCTGGACAATTTGCGCAAAGTAGTCCCCTGTTATTCCAAAACGCAAAAACTCTCAAAGATAGAGACGCTGAGACTGGCCAAGAATTACATTTGGGCGCTCGGGGAGATCTTGCGCAATGGGAAAAGGCCAGATGTAGTATCCTACGTGCAGACACTGTGCAAGGGCCTGTCCCAGCCCACCACGAATCTAGTAGCTGGTTGTCTGCAGCTCAACTCTCGGAAATTCTTGACAGAGCAGTGGCCTGACGGGGCCCGGTTTCATGTCTCCAACTCCTCTTTCTCCGTCCACCCTTACTCCTACCAGTGTCCCCGTCTGTCTAGCCCTCAGTGCCAACCCGGCTCCAGTCGGCATATGAGGACCCATAACTACGGCTACGGCGACGCAGTCTACCCAGGAGCAATCTCCCCGGAGTACAACAGCCCAGACTATGGGGGCCATCACAGCTCGCCTGTGTGCGTCAACGGCAACTTTTCCGTGAGTCAACAGGAGTGTGGGTCGCCGGACACAGACAGGAACTATCACTATGCTATGCACTACACCGGACTGTCTGCCTCGCGCGCCACTGCTGTCCACGGACTAGCGTTCGGCACATCGGGAGCGCGCAGCGGTTCCGCGCACTCTGAAAACGTGCCGCCGCCATTTCATGACGTGCACTTATCACACCATGACAGGACCCCCGTGTACGAGGAACTGAACGCCCTTTTCCACAACTGA